From one Lolium rigidum isolate FL_2022 chromosome 4, APGP_CSIRO_Lrig_0.1, whole genome shotgun sequence genomic stretch:
- the LOC124705389 gene encoding uncharacterized protein LOC124705389 produces the protein MSSSQVEGLLPFLYKAIKDRRRSSSGSRPAYHGGAEDDDHGAVDLGDTEQRRQWLEQELRSPIRAAGPSSSSAAAAEGHGRNRSLEELAGQVGGTPDRRLRVPLPKARSVRVFSCIGAA, from the coding sequence ATGAGCTCGTCGCAGGTGGAGGGCCTCCTCCCGTTCCTCTACAAGGCCATCAAGGACCGGcgccggagcagcagcggcagccggcCCGCCTACCACGGCGGCGCGGAGGACGACGACCACGGCGCCGTGGACCTCGGCGACACGGAGCAGAGGCGGCAGTGGCTGGAGCAGGAGCTGCGGTCGCCGATCCGGGCCGCCggtccgtcgtcctcgtcggcagCGGCCGCCGAGGGGCACGGGCGGAACCGGTCGCtggaggagctggcgggccaGGTCGGGGGCACGCCGGACCGGCGGCTGCGCGTGCCGCTGCCCAAGGCCAGGAGCGTCCGCGTCTTCTCCTGCATCGGCGCCGCGTGA